A single window of Deltaproteobacteria bacterium DNA harbors:
- a CDS encoding DUF169 domain-containing protein: protein MESKIAGALDLKYHPVALIWTDEKPQNALQFKKGKWGCVMFMFASAAKGKTTVFDRQTYGCWGGGVGLGFGNQYVNFPGGIDCFYHFLSTGNEQWDQGRKVGEAIGKAGRGEFTDDFMYGERYVESPELVKRFVELLPIVDIPAKYVVFKPLKDADLRKEEPVVIVFLADPDQLSALVILANYGREGNENVIIPYAAGCQTIGIYPYKEVRAEKPRAVVGFTDISARKNVRKQLGKDLLSFAVPFTMFQEMEGNVEGSFLQRETWKALME from the coding sequence GTGGAAAGTAAAATAGCCGGCGCCCTTGATCTAAAATACCATCCTGTGGCCCTTATTTGGACAGATGAGAAACCCCAAAATGCACTCCAGTTCAAAAAGGGGAAATGGGGATGCGTAATGTTTATGTTTGCCAGTGCAGCTAAAGGTAAAACAACTGTATTTGATAGGCAGACATATGGTTGCTGGGGTGGAGGTGTCGGCTTAGGATTTGGTAACCAGTATGTGAATTTTCCTGGAGGCATTGATTGTTTTTATCATTTTCTATCAACAGGAAATGAGCAATGGGATCAAGGAAGGAAGGTAGGAGAAGCCATTGGTAAGGCTGGAAGAGGTGAGTTTACTGACGATTTCATGTATGGCGAACGTTACGTAGAATCACCCGAGTTGGTAAAGAGATTTGTCGAACTTTTGCCCATCGTGGATATCCCTGCAAAATACGTCGTGTTCAAGCCCCTGAAAGACGCAGATTTACGGAAGGAAGAACCGGTAGTTATCGTATTCTTGGCTGACCCGGACCAGCTTTCCGCCCTTGTGATTCTGGCAAACTATGGCAGGGAAGGTAACGAGAACGTCATCATTCCGTATGCCGCCGGTTGCCAGACAATTGGTATCTACCCCTATAAAGAAGTAAGAGCTGAAAAACCAAGAGCAGTAGTGGGGTTTACAGACATATCGGCAAGGAAGAACGTCAGAAAACAGTTGGGAAAAGATCTGTTGAGTTTCGCGGTTCCTTTCACGATGTTTCAAGAGATGGAAGGCAATGTAGAAGGAAGCTTCTTACAACGAGAAACATGGAAAGCACTTATGGAATAG